From a single Elusimicrobiota bacterium genomic region:
- a CDS encoding TolC family protein translates to MNTILIVFTGTLQAASLTLGTAAREALQKSPEIRAAAAQWQKSALEEPGLLALTDPVFGARYSQTDDRSARSAPAFQGAFSKSKDWEASLTQDLLIGTESRLFFRTQELQNPSLFRPIDPTHTSSLGVEIRQPLLRYFWGRPDKAKRRQARAGVKAAANALKQTREKEAAQAMLAYVEVFTAQEQISIREAALADARKLLDNYKEKRRYGLVESSDLLQAEVSVRAQETELRLAQSQLKQAEETLRRALYRRGEEPFEKLRLPEIPQRTPPAMEEAWATAEANRGDYLSAQHLVERAESFVRVEHLSTLPDLSVFGSYAWGGLDSRFSPSWSQVNKGDFPIYTTGVQLKIPLFWKKERIRRAETALNLESARAERDRTAADIRREIGDALENLRLSRDRASAYEELLTLEKEKFQAAQEDFNRGRANTDLLIRFQNDIRRTESLVINAKAQALAGWARLGFATGNLIEGFADLTGEAIEP, encoded by the coding sequence GTGAATACGATCCTCATTGTTTTTACCGGAACGCTCCAGGCTGCCTCATTGACGCTGGGGACGGCCGCCAGGGAGGCGCTTCAAAAAAGCCCTGAAATTCGCGCAGCCGCCGCCCAATGGCAAAAAAGCGCGCTTGAGGAGCCTGGGCTGTTGGCCTTGACCGATCCGGTGTTCGGCGCCCGATATTCCCAAACCGACGACCGCTCTGCGCGCTCCGCCCCCGCTTTTCAGGGCGCCTTCAGCAAATCCAAAGACTGGGAGGCTTCCCTCACGCAGGACCTGTTGATCGGCACCGAGTCGCGCCTTTTTTTCAGGACTCAGGAATTACAGAATCCCTCGCTTTTTCGCCCGATCGATCCAACGCATACCTCAAGCTTGGGCGTGGAGATACGCCAGCCGCTTCTTCGCTATTTCTGGGGGCGACCGGACAAAGCCAAGCGCCGGCAAGCCCGCGCCGGCGTCAAGGCCGCGGCAAACGCCTTGAAACAAACGCGGGAAAAAGAAGCGGCGCAGGCCATGCTGGCCTATGTCGAGGTGTTTACGGCCCAAGAACAGATTTCCATCAGGGAAGCGGCGCTGGCCGATGCGCGCAAATTGTTGGACAATTACAAAGAAAAACGGCGCTACGGCTTGGTGGAATCCTCGGATTTGCTTCAAGCCGAAGTCTCGGTGCGCGCTCAAGAAACCGAGCTTAGGCTGGCTCAATCCCAATTAAAGCAAGCCGAAGAAACGCTGCGCCGGGCTCTCTACCGGCGAGGCGAGGAACCCTTTGAAAAACTCCGGCTGCCGGAAATCCCTCAACGAACACCACCGGCCATGGAAGAAGCCTGGGCAACGGCCGAGGCTAATCGCGGGGATTATTTATCCGCCCAGCACTTGGTCGAACGCGCGGAGAGCTTCGTCCGCGTGGAACACTTAAGCACCCTGCCTGATTTATCCGTATTCGGCTCCTATGCCTGGGGCGGCTTGGATTCCCGCTTTTCACCGTCATGGAGCCAGGTCAACAAAGGTGATTTTCCCATCTATACCACGGGCGTGCAGCTTAAAATTCCCCTGTTCTGGAAAAAAGAGCGCATCCGCCGCGCCGAAACCGCCTTGAACCTGGAATCCGCGCGCGCTGAGCGCGACCGAACAGCGGCGGATATACGCCGGGAAATCGGCGATGCCCTGGAGAACCTGCGCCTCAGCCGCGACCGCGCGTCCGCCTACGAGGAGCTGCTGACCCTGGAGAAGGAAAAATTTCAGGCGGCGCAAGAAGACTTCAACCGGGGCCGGGCCAACACCGATTTGCTGATCCGTTTTCAAAACGATATCCGCCGCACGGAGTCCCTTGTGATCAACGCCAAAGCCCAGGCCTTGGCGGGCTGGGCCCGGCTGGGATTTGCCACCGGCAATTTGATCGAAGGCTTCGCGGATTTGACCGGGGAGGCGATTGAGCCATGA
- a CDS encoding efflux RND transporter permease subunit, translating into MIQFFLNRRVLTNLMTILIVGIGLRQFMTMKREAFPEVTFDIVTVQTVYPGASPEEVERLVTIPIEDSLKIVDNVDYVESYSIEGISMIVLRLYENLNRQEVGRVVSDVQQAAGNVEDLPEEAKAPVVQEMTSNRPLIVLSVAGGDALTRDEFAKRLKDAIEDIPDVARVDQDGDLAREIWVEVDPAKLARYRLTIGEIANTLRQENIDLSAGSIESGGQDLLIRTVGSFKTAGDVAGVILRGNDERSFVRVKDVARVRETFAEAKVLARAAGDPSINLQVRKTRDGDAIHMADEVKKVMAQNQEKAQKLGLRMMISDDISFFIKRRLRVMKSNMIQGGFLIVLALFLFLDWRLALVAAGGVPISFGLAMIGGAPFGLTINLLSLLGFIIVLGMLDDDSVAVAENIYRHLEMGKPPMKAAIEGVKEVMLPVLGSVGATSSAFIPFAIMKGIMGKFLFMIPVIVILCFIASVLEAFFILPSHVLDILPYGKPVSEKKDGRWYAELIMRYRTALAWSLDHRYKFLGIAVGFLVLTAVVAGLRLKMVMFPPGLIDQFFVQMELPEGAALSETERAVIEAERIMLSLPSEDLEGITATVGLTGYEESARRGTHYGQIRVFLVPQENRERKTDDIINELRPKLQAIPGVKKMAIEKLRPGPPVGRAVQVKIRGDDTRTLQTIADEVKMELAAMTGVTDIKDNFEGGKTELRVIVNKKEAAYAGVPTSQVARHILYAFEGGEATKIRRMDEEVIVKVKLSPEHRKNAESLDGLLVLNNRGQQINLAPLVRIERAKSPPYIEHYNFKRAIQVTADVDNVNITSYQANARVKELFKNLKERYPGYDAVYGGEEERTQESMQSLKMGFLLAIFLDIIILATLFNSYVQPLIILLTIPIGLTGVTWALIFHGQPASFMALLGAVAMTGVVVNNAIVLVDFINNRRATGLPLREAAIEAGAIRLRPIFASSITTLLGLFPTAYGIGGYEPFVAPLCLTLAWGLALAMPLTLFAIPTATVIVDDILGWLGRKKESLSKKLPSFLL; encoded by the coding sequence ATGATTCAGTTTTTCTTGAATCGCCGCGTTTTGACCAATTTGATGACCATCCTGATCGTGGGCATCGGCCTGCGCCAATTCATGACCATGAAGCGCGAGGCGTTCCCGGAAGTGACGTTTGACATCGTCACCGTGCAAACCGTCTATCCCGGAGCGTCGCCGGAAGAAGTGGAACGCCTCGTGACGATCCCCATCGAAGATTCCTTGAAAATCGTGGACAACGTGGATTACGTGGAATCCTATTCGATCGAAGGCATTTCCATGATCGTCCTGCGTTTATATGAAAACTTGAATCGCCAGGAAGTGGGCCGCGTGGTTTCCGACGTGCAGCAGGCGGCCGGCAACGTCGAAGATTTGCCGGAGGAAGCCAAAGCCCCCGTCGTCCAGGAGATGACATCCAACCGGCCCCTCATCGTCCTCTCCGTAGCCGGAGGCGACGCGCTGACGCGCGATGAATTCGCCAAGCGCCTGAAGGATGCGATCGAGGACATCCCGGACGTTGCCCGGGTGGATCAAGACGGCGATTTGGCGCGCGAAATCTGGGTCGAAGTGGACCCGGCGAAACTGGCGCGTTACCGGCTGACCATCGGCGAAATCGCCAATACGCTCAGGCAGGAGAACATCGATCTTTCCGCGGGTTCGATCGAGTCCGGCGGGCAGGATCTCTTGATCCGCACCGTGGGCTCGTTTAAAACCGCCGGCGATGTGGCCGGCGTCATTTTGCGCGGCAATGATGAGCGCAGTTTCGTGCGGGTCAAGGACGTGGCGCGCGTGCGGGAAACGTTCGCGGAAGCCAAGGTTTTGGCGCGCGCGGCCGGCGACCCGTCGATCAACCTTCAAGTCCGAAAGACCAGGGACGGGGATGCGATCCACATGGCGGATGAAGTGAAAAAAGTCATGGCTCAAAATCAAGAAAAAGCGCAAAAGCTCGGGCTGCGCATGATGATTTCCGACGACATCTCTTTCTTCATCAAGCGCCGCTTGCGCGTCATGAAATCCAACATGATCCAAGGCGGATTCCTGATCGTTTTGGCCTTATTCTTATTTCTTGATTGGCGCCTGGCCTTAGTGGCGGCCGGCGGCGTGCCGATTTCCTTCGGTCTGGCCATGATCGGCGGCGCCCCTTTCGGCCTGACCATCAATCTCCTCTCGCTCCTGGGGTTCATCATCGTTTTGGGCATGCTTGACGATGACTCCGTGGCCGTCGCGGAAAACATTTACCGGCATTTGGAAATGGGCAAACCGCCGATGAAAGCGGCGATCGAGGGCGTCAAGGAAGTGATGCTGCCGGTTCTAGGGTCCGTCGGCGCGACATCTTCGGCTTTTATCCCATTCGCCATCATGAAGGGCATCATGGGCAAATTCCTGTTCATGATCCCGGTGATCGTGATTCTTTGCTTCATCGCCAGCGTCTTGGAGGCTTTTTTCATCCTGCCCTCGCATGTTTTGGACATTCTTCCTTATGGAAAGCCGGTTTCTGAAAAAAAGGACGGACGCTGGTATGCCGAGCTCATTATGCGCTACCGAACAGCGCTCGCCTGGAGTCTCGATCACCGCTATAAATTTCTGGGCATCGCCGTAGGATTTCTTGTGTTGACCGCCGTGGTCGCCGGGCTGCGCCTGAAAATGGTGATGTTCCCCCCGGGGCTGATCGACCAATTTTTCGTGCAAATGGAGCTTCCGGAGGGCGCGGCGTTAAGTGAAACCGAACGAGCGGTCATTGAAGCCGAACGAATCATGTTGTCTCTGCCTTCGGAAGATCTCGAGGGAATCACCGCCACCGTCGGCCTGACGGGCTATGAAGAATCCGCGCGCCGGGGCACGCATTACGGACAAATCCGCGTTTTTCTTGTCCCGCAGGAAAACCGCGAGCGCAAAACCGACGACATCATTAATGAACTGAGGCCCAAACTCCAAGCCATCCCGGGCGTCAAAAAAATGGCCATCGAGAAACTGCGCCCGGGTCCGCCGGTCGGCCGGGCCGTGCAGGTTAAAATCCGCGGCGACGACACGCGGACGCTGCAAACAATCGCCGATGAAGTAAAAATGGAGTTGGCGGCGATGACGGGGGTCACGGACATCAAAGATAATTTTGAAGGCGGCAAAACCGAACTGCGCGTGATCGTCAATAAAAAAGAAGCGGCTTACGCGGGCGTTCCCACCTCGCAGGTCGCCCGGCATATCCTTTATGCGTTCGAAGGCGGCGAAGCCACCAAAATACGCCGGATGGACGAGGAAGTCATCGTCAAAGTAAAATTAAGCCCGGAGCACAGAAAAAACGCGGAATCCCTCGACGGCCTATTGGTTCTCAATAACCGGGGCCAACAGATCAATCTGGCTCCCTTGGTGCGCATCGAACGCGCCAAAAGCCCGCCTTATATCGAGCATTACAATTTTAAACGCGCCATCCAGGTCACGGCGGATGTGGACAACGTCAACATCACGTCCTATCAAGCCAATGCCCGCGTCAAAGAATTATTTAAAAACTTAAAAGAACGTTATCCAGGCTATGACGCCGTCTACGGCGGCGAGGAAGAACGCACGCAAGAGTCCATGCAATCGCTCAAGATGGGATTCTTGCTGGCGATTTTCCTGGACATCATTATTTTAGCCACGCTGTTTAATTCTTATGTTCAGCCGCTGATCATTCTATTGACCATCCCCATCGGCCTGACCGGCGTGACCTGGGCGCTGATTTTTCACGGACAGCCGGCTTCTTTTATGGCGCTTCTAGGCGCAGTGGCCATGACCGGGGTCGTGGTCAATAACGCCATTGTTCTGGTGGATTTCATCAACAACCGGCGCGCCACGGGGCTGCCCTTAAGAGAGGCTGCCATCGAAGCGGGCGCCATCCGCCTAAGGCCTATTTTCGCAAGCTCCATCACCACGCTCTTGGGGCTATTCCCCACCGCTTACGGCATCGGCGGCTACGAGCCTTTTGTGGCGCCCTTATGTTTGACCTTGGCCTGGGGCCTGGCCTTGGCCATGCCCCTGACGCTTTTTGCGATCCCGACGGCCACGGTGATCGTGGACGATATTCTCGGCTGGTTGGGCCGGAAAAAAGAATCGTTATCCAAAAAATTACCTTCGTTCTTGTTGTAA
- a CDS encoding ABC transporter permease subunit (The N-terminal region of this protein, as described by TIGR01726, is a three transmembrane segment that identifies a subfamily of ABC transporter permease subunits, which specificities that include histidine, arginine, glutamine, glutamate, L-cystine (sic), the opines (in Agrobacterium) octopine and nopaline, etc.) codes for MLLTLGLLAPRVDAGEAWERIQKTGELRWGADSVGGAPYIFPDEKNPGQMMGFELDIMEAVSRRLGVKTKMVDVGWDQLVPALLRGDFDIAFNGLEPTEERKQVIKFTDPYYLFSQQITVRAGERRIARFEDLRGRRVGTLNASLAHSMLLADGKIKVVDYPGPVEVYKDLEIGRIEAGFMDVPMAVFYAGPNPRLDNVGRPVGEAFYSGGIRNDSPVFEAKMNQVFRDMRASGEMKTIYEKWGLWNDAQKKLSAPAAAPATAPAPMGLKKFIPLLAKGAAMTVAISILAMALAVVAGFGLCVGKLYGNRLVRFLAGAYIELVRGTPLLIQLYLIYYGLPNIGIELHPLVAAVLGIGLNYAACEAEIYRAGLLSIPKGQDEAARSIGMNGRQSLFHIVLPQAVRTILPPSTSDFIALFKDTSLVSVITVVELTKAYSQAATTTFRFLELGLLTAALYFIMSYPLALWSRRLEAKQRETFEGIRSWA; via the coding sequence ATTTTATTGACGCTCGGCTTATTGGCGCCGAGGGTTGACGCGGGCGAGGCGTGGGAACGGATTCAAAAAACAGGGGAGCTGCGCTGGGGCGCTGATTCGGTCGGCGGCGCCCCCTATATATTCCCGGATGAAAAAAATCCGGGGCAAATGATGGGCTTTGAGCTCGACATCATGGAAGCCGTCAGCCGGCGCTTGGGCGTCAAAACCAAAATGGTGGACGTCGGTTGGGACCAGCTTGTGCCGGCTCTCCTGCGCGGTGATTTCGATATCGCCTTCAACGGTTTGGAACCCACCGAAGAACGAAAACAAGTCATCAAATTTACCGATCCCTATTATCTGTTCTCCCAGCAAATCACGGTTCGGGCCGGGGAACGCCGCATCGCTCGTTTCGAAGACCTGCGCGGGCGCAGGGTCGGCACGCTCAACGCCTCGCTGGCTCACTCCATGCTGCTGGCCGACGGCAAAATCAAAGTGGTGGACTATCCTGGGCCGGTGGAAGTGTACAAGGATTTGGAAATCGGCCGCATTGAGGCGGGCTTCATGGACGTGCCCATGGCGGTTTTCTACGCCGGCCCCAACCCCAGGCTCGACAACGTGGGCCGGCCCGTGGGCGAGGCTTTTTATTCGGGCGGCATCCGCAACGATTCCCCTGTGTTCGAGGCCAAGATGAATCAAGTTTTCCGGGACATGCGGGCTTCAGGCGAAATGAAAACGATTTACGAGAAATGGGGGCTTTGGAACGACGCGCAAAAAAAACTTTCGGCTCCCGCCGCAGCGCCGGCTACGGCGCCGGCTCCGATGGGGCTCAAAAAATTCATTCCGTTGTTGGCCAAAGGCGCGGCCATGACCGTGGCCATTTCCATTTTAGCCATGGCCCTGGCGGTTGTGGCGGGCTTCGGGCTTTGCGTGGGCAAGCTCTACGGAAACCGCCTGGTTCGTTTTTTAGCCGGCGCCTATATCGAACTGGTGCGCGGCACGCCGCTGCTCATTCAGCTTTACCTCATTTATTACGGCCTGCCCAATATCGGCATCGAGCTTCACCCGCTGGTTGCCGCGGTGCTAGGCATCGGCTTAAATTACGCGGCTTGCGAAGCCGAAATCTACCGGGCCGGCCTGTTGTCCATCCCCAAGGGCCAGGATGAAGCCGCGCGTTCCATCGGCATGAATGGACGCCAAAGCCTCTTTCACATTGTCCTGCCTCAGGCCGTGCGCACCATTTTGCCGCCGTCAACCAGCGATTTCATCGCGCTTTTTAAAGATACTTCCTTGGTCTCGGTGATCACCGTCGTCGAGTTGACCAAGGCTTACAGCCAAGCGGCCACGACCACGTTTCGCTTTTTGGAGCTCGGCCTCCTCACCGCGGCGCTTTATTTCATCATGAGCTACCCCCTCGCTCTTTGGTCCCGCCGCCTGGAAGCCAAACAGCGCGAAACTTTTGAAGGCATCCGGTCATGGGCTTAA
- a CDS encoding amino acid ABC transporter ATP-binding protein, translated as MGLSNKNFIEVRGLWKRFADHWVIKNLSLSIDEGEIVVIQGASGVGKSTFLRCLTYLEPFDKGCVRVGPLALEAGMDENKHHQTILGVRQQLGFVFQNFNLFPHLTVLENLTIGPVRVLGQSNQKAKREAAALLKRVGLKHKADEYPKSLSGGQQQRVAIARALAMRPKGVLFDEPTSSLDPAMKGEIVEVMEDFAQDGLTMVIVTHEPDVVERVTTRAIEFGPNCSIIAEKTQPPIPALPLERPQELVQK; from the coding sequence ATGGGCTTAAGCAACAAAAATTTCATCGAAGTCCGCGGACTTTGGAAGCGCTTCGCCGATCATTGGGTGATCAAGAATCTCAGCCTGTCCATTGACGAAGGCGAAATCGTGGTGATTCAGGGCGCTTCAGGCGTGGGCAAAAGCACATTTTTAAGATGCCTGACTTATCTTGAGCCGTTCGATAAAGGTTGTGTGCGCGTGGGGCCGTTGGCGCTCGAAGCAGGGATGGATGAGAACAAACATCATCAAACTATTTTGGGCGTTCGCCAGCAGCTGGGCTTCGTGTTTCAAAATTTCAACCTGTTCCCCCATTTGACCGTGCTTGAAAATCTGACCATCGGGCCGGTGCGGGTCCTGGGGCAATCCAATCAAAAGGCCAAACGGGAAGCGGCGGCGCTTCTAAAACGCGTGGGGCTAAAACACAAGGCGGATGAATACCCCAAGTCTCTCTCCGGCGGACAACAGCAACGAGTGGCCATCGCCAGGGCGTTGGCCATGCGGCCTAAAGGCGTGCTTTTTGACGAACCCACGTCCAGCCTTGACCCGGCCATGAAAGGCGAAATCGTGGAAGTCATGGAAGATTTTGCGCAGGACGGATTAACCATGGTGATCGTCACTCATGAACCCGACGTGGTTGAACGCGTGACGACGCGCGCCATCGAGTTCGGCCCGAACTGCTCGATTATCGCCGAGAAAACTCAGCCGCCGATCCCGGCGCTACCGCTTGAGCGACCCCAAGAACTCGTCCAAAAATAG
- a CDS encoding serine hydrolase codes for MNTCVGLKITIEKLKHSWYVYKGMEKAGGIAKKSLVLAAVFAVTSASTIGVIHLIDRWSRPRQEPVKAAAISDPRWTQLTAELESTVARYPGRVGVYLKDLNSDRIWSHQPDQLMPSASLIKVPIMAAVLKKVEEGEISLEENLTVTRKTRAGGSGRLKWARAGSKFTVAELLYYLITESDNTAMRLLIARLGLDYFQNAFSELGLLATNIENEGLKLSSRPVLKENYTTAREMAELLEKIYEGQLVTKESSGIMLELMKHLKHRERLARTLPSGWQIAHKTGLLRRACHDAGIVFSPSGDYVLVVLTWKGPDYRTAKRYISYLGQVTYRYYSGESDLATSYPRSRVQGI; via the coding sequence ATGAATACCTGCGTTGGGTTAAAAATCACTATTGAAAAATTAAAACATTCCTGGTATGTTTATAAAGGTATGGAGAAAGCCGGCGGGATTGCAAAAAAGTCGCTTGTGTTGGCGGCGGTTTTTGCCGTAACAAGCGCTTCCACCATCGGCGTTATCCACCTGATCGATCGCTGGTCGCGGCCGCGGCAAGAACCGGTCAAAGCGGCCGCCATCTCCGATCCGCGCTGGACTCAATTGACCGCCGAGCTTGAATCAACCGTTGCGCGCTACCCGGGACGCGTGGGCGTTTACTTGAAAGATTTAAATTCCGACAGGATATGGTCCCATCAGCCCGATCAATTGATGCCCAGCGCCAGCCTCATCAAAGTTCCGATCATGGCCGCGGTATTAAAGAAAGTGGAAGAAGGCGAAATTTCCTTGGAAGAAAATTTGACCGTCACCCGCAAGACCAGGGCCGGCGGCTCGGGCCGCTTGAAATGGGCCAGGGCCGGCAGCAAATTCACGGTCGCCGAACTTCTATACTACTTGATCACCGAAAGCGACAACACCGCCATGCGGCTGTTGATCGCGCGCCTGGGCCTCGATTATTTCCAAAACGCTTTTTCGGAATTGGGGCTTTTAGCCACCAATATCGAAAACGAAGGGCTCAAGCTATCGTCACGCCCCGTGTTGAAAGAAAACTACACGACGGCGCGGGAAATGGCCGAACTTCTGGAAAAAATTTACGAAGGCCAATTAGTCACCAAAGAATCCAGCGGCATCATGCTTGAATTGATGAAACACCTCAAACACAGAGAGCGCCTGGCCCGAACGCTTCCCTCCGGTTGGCAAATTGCGCATAAAACAGGACTCCTGCGGCGCGCCTGTCATGACGCGGGCATCGTGTTTAGCCCTTCCGGCGATTATGTTTTGGTTGTGCTGACGTGGAAAGGTCCCGATTACAGGACCGCGAAACGCTACATCTCTTACCTCGGCCAAGTCACCTATCGCTACTATAGCGGAGAAAGCGATTTGGCCACCAGCTACCCCCGCTCCCGCGTGCAGGGAATTTAA
- a CDS encoding glycosyl hydrolase family 53, with product MRLFWAAACCLGVSGVLRAQVVSAPCLNPSLMKGLTYASWWPGQYASAESDRSLEKIRSVGADWISLIVTQYQTSKMTTEIFRTGTTPTDDDLIHAIGKAKSLGIKVMLKPHVDTRAPGQWRGQIGEGFTEAHWNRWFESYGRMIAHYARMAEEQGVDLFSIGTELEGTSGRERRWRELIDSVRGVYSGPITYAATTAEAPRIRWWDGVDYVGIDAYYPLTSVSDPTMEQLIAGWRRHSDAITSLAAGKPVIFTEAGFRSVDGANQRPWAWGEPGLVDLNEQADCYQATLRALGRRPWLAGMFWWVWGATITEGGSTDDDYTPQNKPAEYVLRYWYGGCRGSAKAKEP from the coding sequence ATGCGTTTGTTTTGGGCGGCCGCTTGTTGCCTCGGCGTTTCCGGGGTTCTTAGGGCTCAAGTCGTATCCGCGCCTTGTCTTAATCCCTCGTTGATGAAGGGGCTGACTTATGCCTCTTGGTGGCCGGGCCAGTATGCAAGCGCCGAGTCTGATCGTTCGTTGGAGAAGATTAGATCCGTGGGCGCTGATTGGATTTCATTGATTGTTACCCAATATCAAACGTCAAAGATGACGACCGAAATTTTTCGCACCGGGACCACGCCGACCGATGATGATTTGATTCATGCCATCGGCAAAGCCAAATCGCTGGGGATCAAGGTGATGCTTAAGCCCCATGTGGATACGCGAGCCCCCGGTCAATGGCGCGGCCAAATCGGCGAGGGTTTTACCGAGGCTCATTGGAATCGTTGGTTTGAGTCTTATGGCCGCATGATCGCGCATTACGCCCGAATGGCCGAGGAGCAAGGCGTTGATCTTTTTTCCATAGGCACGGAGCTTGAAGGCACGTCCGGACGCGAACGCCGGTGGCGTGAACTCATTGATTCCGTGCGAGGGGTTTATTCGGGCCCCATCACTTATGCCGCGACAACGGCTGAAGCGCCGCGCATCAGGTGGTGGGACGGCGTTGATTATGTGGGCATTGACGCCTATTATCCCTTGACTTCCGTCAGCGATCCAACGATGGAGCAATTGATTGCGGGCTGGCGGCGTCATAGCGATGCCATAACGTCGTTGGCCGCGGGCAAGCCCGTTATTTTTACCGAGGCCGGTTTTCGCAGCGTTGACGGCGCGAATCAACGGCCTTGGGCATGGGGAGAACCGGGCCTTGTGGATTTAAACGAGCAGGCGGATTGTTACCAGGCGACGTTGCGCGCCTTAGGCCGCAGGCCTTGGCTGGCCGGCATGTTTTGGTGGGTTTGGGGCGCCACAATCACCGAGGGCGGCTCAACCGATGATGATTACACCCCGCAAAATAAACCCGCCGAATACGTCCTGCGTTATTGGTACGGCGGTTGTCGGGGTTCGGCGAAGGCGAAGGAGCCGTAA
- the bcp gene encoding thioredoxin-dependent thiol peroxidase has protein sequence MPTETVLEAQMAAPEFCALATDGKEIALKDYLGKKRVILYFYPKDDTPGCTVEACQLRDQRAAIEDESAVVLGVSPDSVASHQKFTEKFKLPFLLLADEDKKICRAYGVWAKKKLYGKEYMGVERTTFVIGKDGKIEKVYRKVKPDGHAQEILEFLKQN, from the coding sequence ATGCCGACGGAAACCGTTCTTGAAGCCCAAATGGCCGCGCCTGAATTTTGCGCCTTGGCCACGGATGGAAAAGAAATTGCGCTCAAGGATTATTTGGGCAAAAAGCGCGTCATTTTGTATTTTTACCCCAAAGACGATACCCCCGGCTGCACGGTGGAAGCCTGTCAGTTAAGAGATCAACGCGCGGCCATCGAGGATGAAAGCGCCGTGGTGCTGGGCGTCAGCCCGGACTCCGTAGCCTCTCATCAAAAATTCACCGAAAAATTCAAGCTGCCGTTTTTGCTGTTGGCCGATGAGGATAAAAAAATCTGCCGGGCGTACGGCGTTTGGGCCAAGAAAAAGCTTTACGGCAAGGAGTACATGGGCGTTGAGCGCACCACGTTTGTGATCGGCAAAGACGGAAAAATAGAAAAGGTTTATAGGAAGGTCAAACCCGACGGTCACGCCCAGGAAATCCTCGAGTTTTTAAAGCAAAACTGA
- a CDS encoding peroxiredoxin yields the protein MSQSLVQKDAPDFIGQAVVDGNFKEIKLADYQGKWLVLFFYPLDFTFVCPTEITAFDEALGEFKKLGAEVVGCSVDSKYSHLAWTQVPRKNGGLGPLGYPLLADLTKKVAADYGVLTEAGLALRGLFVINPKGKVAYQVVHDLGVGRSVQEVLRVIAAFQENEKTGEVCPANWKPGAKTIKPNPQDSKEYFALAAKD from the coding sequence ATGTCCCAATCTCTTGTTCAAAAAGACGCGCCGGATTTTATCGGCCAAGCCGTCGTCGACGGCAATTTCAAGGAAATCAAGCTGGCGGATTATCAGGGCAAGTGGCTTGTCCTTTTTTTCTATCCGCTGGATTTCACTTTTGTCTGCCCTACGGAAATCACCGCGTTCGACGAGGCGCTGGGTGAATTTAAAAAATTAGGCGCCGAGGTCGTGGGCTGCTCGGTCGACAGCAAATATTCGCACCTGGCTTGGACCCAGGTTCCCCGGAAAAACGGCGGCTTGGGGCCGCTCGGCTATCCGCTGTTGGCGGACCTCACCAAAAAGGTGGCGGCTGATTACGGGGTATTGACCGAAGCGGGCCTCGCTTTGCGGGGTCTTTTTGTGATCAACCCCAAAGGCAAAGTCGCGTATCAGGTCGTTCATGATCTGGGCGTGGGCCGCTCCGTCCAAGAGGTTTTGCGGGTGATCGCCGCGTTCCAAGAGAACGAGAAGACCGGAGAGGTTTGCCCGGCCAACTGGAAGCCCGGCGCCAAGACCATCAAACCCAATCCGCAGGATTCCAAGGAATACTTCGCCTTAGCCGCTAAGGACTGA
- a CDS encoding redoxin domain-containing protein translates to MSTVAAQDLVKVGDPAPDFSLKDQGDQDIRLSDFKGKKNVVLAFFPLAFSPVCTKENECFSRDFDQFAQAGAEVLGISVDSGWTLKAWAKVMDFRHKLLSDFQREVSKKYGLLLTDKNFAQRATVIVDKQGNVAWVKVQPAITTAREDAEIFEALKKLG, encoded by the coding sequence ATGTCAACAGTTGCCGCGCAGGATTTGGTCAAAGTCGGTGATCCGGCCCCGGATTTCAGTTTAAAGGATCAGGGCGACCAGGATATCCGTTTATCCGATTTCAAGGGGAAGAAAAACGTGGTGCTGGCTTTTTTTCCATTGGCGTTCAGCCCTGTCTGCACCAAGGAAAACGAGTGCTTCAGCCGGGACTTTGATCAATTCGCCCAAGCCGGCGCCGAGGTGCTGGGGATTTCCGTTGATTCGGGATGGACGCTCAAGGCCTGGGCCAAGGTGATGGACTTTCGCCATAAGCTGTTATCCGATTTTCAGCGCGAGGTTTCAAAAAAGTACGGGCTTTTATTGACCGATAAGAATTTCGCCCAACGCGCGACCGTTATCGTTGATAAGCAGGGCAACGTCGCCTGGGTGAAGGTGCAGCCGGCCATCACTACGGCCCGCGAAGACGCTGAAATTTTTGAAGCCTTGAAAAAGCTTGGGTAG